The following proteins come from a genomic window of Polaribacter dokdonensis:
- a CDS encoding DUF962 domain-containing protein — MKSAQAYFDEYAVSHQNETNQTIHYICVPLIFFSVIGLLMSIPTTFLENTLGLYNPLLENWAVVVTIFISIFYLKLGFWYFTEMLFVILLCIIGNFWISNVTNLLYVSIAVFVLAWIGQFYGHKVEGAKPSFLKDLEFLLIGPLWVIQKLGKKNK; from the coding sequence ATGAAATCTGCACAAGCGTACTTTGATGAATATGCTGTTAGTCATCAAAATGAAACCAACCAAACCATACATTATATTTGTGTACCATTAATATTTTTTAGTGTAATTGGTTTGCTAATGAGCATTCCAACCACTTTTTTAGAAAATACTTTAGGCTTATACAATCCTTTATTAGAAAATTGGGCAGTTGTTGTAACAATATTTATTTCAATTTTTTATTTAAAATTGGGGTTTTGGTATTTTACAGAAATGCTATTTGTTATTTTATTATGCATTATAGGTAATTTTTGGATTAGTAATGTTACCAACTTACTCTATGTTTCAATAGCAGTATTTGTTTTAGCTTGGATTGGCCAGTTTTATGGTCATAAAGTAGAAGGTGCAAAACCATCATTCTTAAAAGATTTAGAATTTTTACTAATTGGTCCTCTTTGGGTGATTCAAAAACTGGGCAAAAAAAACAAGTAA
- a CDS encoding tRNA-binding protein, which yields MKDEITFDDFLKLDIRVGTIIEVNDFPKARKPAYQLSIDFGSLGIKKSSAQITDLYTKEDLLQKQVSAIVNFKPRQIANFKSEVLVLGVYTDDDKVVLLKPSKTIKNGEQVS from the coding sequence ATGAAAGATGAAATTACTTTTGACGATTTTCTAAAGCTTGATATAAGAGTAGGAACGATTATTGAAGTGAATGATTTTCCTAAAGCAAGAAAACCTGCTTATCAATTAAGCATAGATTTTGGGAGTTTAGGAATAAAAAAGTCAAGTGCTCAAATAACAGATTTATACACCAAAGAAGATTTATTACAGAAACAAGTTTCAGCCATTGTCAACTTTAAACCAAGGCAGATTGCAAATTTTAAAAGCGAAGTTTTGGTTTTAGGTGTTTATACTGATGATGATAAGGTAGTATTATTAAAGCCTAGTAAAACCATTAAAAATGGTGAGCAAGTATCTTAA
- a CDS encoding YqaE/Pmp3 family membrane protein, translated as MSFFRVLFAIIFPPLSVIDKGCGSFIIIFLLTLCGWIPGIIGALVILNNPKS; from the coding sequence ATGAGTTTTTTTAGAGTATTATTTGCTATAATTTTCCCACCATTATCAGTTATAGATAAAGGTTGTGGATCTTTTATTATTATTTTTTTGCTAACACTTTGTGGCTGGATTCCAGGGATTATAGGTGCACTAGTAATTTTAAATAATCCTAAGAGTTAA
- a CDS encoding M14 family zinc carboxypeptidase: MKKLFVFFLLFSIYSNAQDLDLSYYLPAENYDSSIPTPKEIIGHEVGEWHITHDKLVEYMKALAASTDRISIETRGKTYEGRPLLLLTITSSNNHKNLDQIRKQHIDATNDASLSVDNPIVVYQGFSIHGNEPSGSNAALAVAYYLAASKSTKTLELLENTVILFDPSFNPDGLQRFAYWANTNRSKNINPDPNDREYSEIWPRGRTNHYQFDMNRDWLPVQLPESKARIATFHKWLPNILTDHHEMGSNSSFFFQPGIPSRTNPLTPQMNQDLTREIATYHAKALDKIGSMYYSEESFDDFYYGKGSTFPDINGSIGILFEQASSRGHAQETSNGILTFPFTIRNQATAAFSTLEAANKMRLKILKYQQDFYKESRNTGAKNAIVFGDEKDAAKTFHLAEVLKRHQVKIHDIKSDFTQNGKNFKKGYSYVVPMNQKNHRLVKAMFDVRTTFKDSLFYDVSAWTFNHAFDVDYAENVSLSKAGNEITNLEMKAGNVSFKSDYGYLMPWNEFYAPKALHAILQKGLRAKVSMKNFKNGGVSYEYGTIFIPVQNQKLDALELFTFLGDLANESHIDINAVSTGLNDGIDLGSNNFRAITKPKVAMIVGDGVAGNDSGEIWHLFDQRFDMPITRLDTRNFNRMDIAKYTHIVIPSSGLEKAAITKLQTWVRNGGVLVGYKNTARWLASNKMINISFERAKRDSIKNVSFEDRSLKSGAQVIGGAIFEANLDRSHPINFGYKDDKLALFRNSTMFMKADKDSYNNPIQYTSKPLLSGYISKENAEIIPNTVPFKVNRFGRGRVIVFTDNTNFRAFWFSTNKLLMNAIFFGDKM; the protein is encoded by the coding sequence ATGAAAAAACTGTTCGTTTTCTTTTTATTATTTTCAATATACAGCAATGCACAAGATTTAGACTTATCTTACTATTTGCCTGCTGAAAATTACGATTCTAGTATTCCAACACCTAAAGAAATTATAGGGCATGAGGTAGGTGAGTGGCACATAACTCATGATAAGTTAGTAGAGTACATGAAAGCACTAGCAGCTTCAACTGATAGGATTTCTATAGAAACAAGAGGAAAAACCTATGAAGGTAGACCTTTATTATTGCTAACAATCACATCATCTAATAATCATAAGAATTTAGATCAAATTAGAAAGCAGCATATTGATGCAACCAATGATGCTTCTTTAAGTGTAGATAATCCTATTGTTGTTTATCAAGGTTTTTCAATTCATGGAAATGAGCCAAGTGGATCTAATGCAGCTCTTGCAGTTGCATATTATTTAGCAGCTTCTAAAAGCACAAAAACACTAGAATTATTAGAAAACACAGTTATTTTATTCGACCCATCTTTTAATCCTGATGGTTTACAACGTTTTGCATATTGGGCAAATACAAATAGAAGTAAAAATATTAATCCAGATCCTAATGATAGAGAATACTCAGAGATTTGGCCAAGAGGAAGAACCAATCATTATCAATTTGATATGAATAGAGATTGGCTGCCTGTACAATTGCCAGAAAGTAAAGCAAGAATAGCAACTTTTCATAAATGGTTACCAAATATTTTAACAGATCATCATGAAATGGGCAGTAATTCTAGCTTCTTTTTTCAACCAGGAATTCCTAGTAGAACAAATCCATTAACGCCTCAAATGAATCAAGATTTAACCAGAGAAATTGCAACTTATCATGCAAAAGCTTTGGATAAAATAGGTTCTATGTATTATTCAGAAGAAAGTTTTGATGATTTTTATTATGGTAAAGGTTCTACTTTTCCAGATATTAATGGTAGTATAGGTATTTTGTTTGAACAAGCAAGTTCTAGAGGTCATGCACAAGAAACTTCAAACGGAATTTTAACTTTCCCATTCACAATAAGAAATCAAGCAACAGCAGCATTTTCTACATTAGAAGCTGCTAACAAAATGCGTTTAAAGATTTTAAAATATCAACAAGATTTTTATAAAGAAAGTAGAAATACAGGTGCTAAAAATGCCATTGTTTTTGGAGATGAAAAAGATGCTGCAAAAACGTTTCATTTAGCAGAGGTTTTAAAAAGACATCAGGTTAAAATTCATGATATTAAAAGTGATTTTACTCAAAATGGAAAAAACTTCAAGAAAGGTTACAGCTATGTTGTGCCTATGAACCAAAAGAATCACAGGTTAGTAAAAGCTATGTTTGATGTAAGAACTACATTTAAAGATAGCTTGTTTTATGACGTGTCTGCTTGGACATTTAATCATGCTTTTGATGTAGATTATGCAGAAAATGTTTCCTTATCTAAAGCAGGTAATGAAATTACAAACCTAGAAATGAAAGCTGGTAATGTGTCATTTAAAAGTGATTATGGTTACTTAATGCCTTGGAATGAGTTTTATGCTCCAAAAGCTTTACATGCCATTTTACAAAAAGGATTAAGAGCAAAAGTTTCTATGAAGAACTTTAAAAATGGTGGAGTATCTTATGAATATGGTACTATTTTTATTCCTGTTCAAAATCAAAAATTAGATGCTTTAGAGTTGTTTACTTTTTTAGGTGATTTAGCAAATGAAAGTCATATTGATATAAATGCAGTAAGCACTGGTTTAAATGATGGTATAGATTTAGGTAGTAACAATTTTAGAGCCATTACTAAACCTAAAGTAGCCATGATTGTTGGTGATGGAGTTGCAGGTAATGATTCAGGAGAAATTTGGCATTTATTTGATCAACGTTTTGATATGCCTATAACACGTTTAGATACTCGTAATTTTAATAGAATGGATATTGCAAAATATACTCATATTGTAATTCCAAGTAGTGGTTTAGAAAAAGCTGCAATTACCAAATTACAAACTTGGGTTAGAAATGGTGGGGTTTTAGTTGGCTACAAAAATACTGCAAGGTGGTTGGCTAGCAATAAGATGATTAATATTAGTTTTGAAAGAGCAAAAAGAGATTCTATAAAAAATGTGTCTTTTGAAGATAGATCATTAAAATCAGGAGCTCAGGTTATAGGAGGTGCTATTTTTGAAGCAAATTTAGACAGATCTCATCCCATAAATTTTGGTTATAAAGATGATAAGTTGGCTTTATTTAGAAACTCAACTATGTTTATGAAAGCTGATAAGGATAGTTATAATAACCCAATTCAATATACATCTAAACCATTATTAAGTGGTTATATTTCTAAAGAAAATGCAGAAATAATTCCTAATACTGTACCTTTTAAAGTAAACAGATTTGGTAGAGGTAGAGTTATTGTATTTACAGACAACACCAATTTTAGAGCATTTTGGTTCAGTACAAACAAATTGCTAATGAACGCCATTTTCTTTGGTGATAAAATGTAG
- a CDS encoding family 16 glycosylhydrolase: MKRLLFLSLCFSQYLLSFSQTNYIENFDNIGYPSNIPADSYWKFFNDINPNQTEWSKFIPGDGKAYITVDADISNDTDATYPYQTLVFGGVKENHRLEVRMKGAPVDGGLVAFIFTYHQVGSTFNEVDIELVANDKNAAPHETLPPNGWTDARFNTWRDADENTALPFTGSAKAIVDENNKKVSLVDDKFHTYTIDWRADEVDFFIDDVLQESFNTNIAKGWAEVIIGYRHLPWAGEFNWSGNHTMVIDYFKIEPLSSKSILTSDNFQFNENEEIRIFPNPIRDYLNLKVTDENNFNRIEIVNAISSKTTIINKYKRKIDLSTYAKGIYFLKTYFKNGKQLINKIIKI, encoded by the coding sequence ATGAAAAGGTTACTATTTTTATCCTTATGCTTCTCACAATATCTGCTAAGTTTTTCACAAACGAATTATATTGAGAATTTTGATAATATTGGATATCCTAGTAATATTCCTGCAGACTCATATTGGAAATTCTTTAACGATATAAACCCAAATCAGACAGAATGGAGTAAATTTATTCCTGGTGATGGAAAAGCATATATTACTGTTGATGCAGATATTTCAAACGATACTGATGCTACCTATCCTTATCAAACTTTAGTATTTGGTGGAGTTAAGGAAAATCATCGATTAGAAGTTAGAATGAAAGGAGCTCCAGTAGATGGAGGTTTAGTCGCATTCATTTTTACATATCATCAAGTTGGTTCTACTTTTAATGAGGTTGATATAGAATTAGTTGCAAATGACAAAAATGCTGCACCACATGAAACCTTACCTCCAAATGGATGGACAGATGCAAGGTTCAATACTTGGAGAGATGCAGATGAAAATACAGCTCTACCCTTTACAGGTTCTGCAAAAGCAATTGTAGATGAGAATAACAAAAAAGTGTCTTTAGTAGATGATAAGTTTCACACTTATACTATTGATTGGAGAGCTGATGAAGTAGATTTCTTTATTGATGATGTTTTGCAAGAATCTTTTAACACGAATATTGCCAAGGGTTGGGCAGAAGTTATTATTGGCTACAGGCATTTACCTTGGGCAGGTGAATTTAATTGGTCTGGAAATCACACAATGGTTATAGATTATTTTAAAATTGAACCATTAAGCTCAAAATCTATTTTAACTTCAGATAATTTTCAGTTTAATGAAAATGAAGAAATAAGAATTTTTCCAAACCCAATAAGAGATTATCTAAATTTAAAAGTTACAGATGAAAACAACTTTAATAGAATTGAAATAGTTAACGCTATTTCATCCAAAACAACTATTATTAATAAGTATAAAAGAAAGATTGATTTAAGTACTTATGCTAAAGGAATTTACTTTTTAAAAACCTATTTTAAAAACGGTAAACAGCTAATTAACAAGATTATTAAGATATAG
- a CDS encoding chondroitinase-B domain-containing protein: MNPQFVKKLIFSNQFKKLLCIVLFFLALKIEAQTTYNIDDPEKLRDVIYEPGDVIILKNGTYATDERIQFLGSGTADNPVTFRAETPGGVVFTGGPRLTIGGESENGVKVATGEYLIVDGFHWKGGYGASNFIEFRNGQDFAHHSTIQNCVIDGLGIEPSELAEDLANEQITKHRWIVLYGTYNTVINCSFLNKVSSGAIILGEYSYNAFPEVADGEPEVNNSCAEVGHIITKNYFYNFQKMEDLYGRKTNGDQLSNAGDSETIRIGTSSYQMVNSNVTISNNYFVQSDGENEIITNKSKGNTITNNTFRRCRGSLVLRHGSNATVDGNIFLGENVDGTGGIRITDSNHNITNNYIQDCITVQDQAKWNNGITFIGGSANADVACTSDDVSNGYQKSQNINVSNNTLVNTNAPFFYNTDKGSTDPTGTVNNNLIYFEASNANLSDLISGDTNTSYSDLGTTLTYSGNIYAGTTLGATNAGFSEESGITATANGELFSFSGTLTNNKGANLGSYVATTDAMVGYGIGACFTNNLGEGITDGDCTIEVSESLTVSSLETFTASAASKEVNVTANVSWTAVANDNWISINTTSGTGNAIVTVSLSENTETTTRTGSVTFSQVAGGDDIVRTLTVNQEGANLTDLYTLINSGTNGAPVTIHSYSKQQDTDGKTNFATNALDKNFSTQWTADDGDLLSGDYKGDGEFLIFDLNDEYQLDLIQVATDDKSDAYGLQIWTSTTGTNSSDFVKLLPTSNDLMITTTTGTRTDFDTYQVSQNARYVKLIGFGRFNADGNSRKSVWTNITEVEFYGESTSLSTDTFNENKISIYPIPADHELSISSKLNIKNIEVFSLDGKLILSKETTNSAAEITLDTSKISNGIYLIRFTNENGLNESKLINIAH; encoded by the coding sequence ATGAACCCTCAATTCGTCAAGAAACTTATTTTTTCAAATCAGTTTAAAAAACTACTTTGTATTGTTTTATTTTTTTTAGCTCTTAAAATAGAAGCTCAAACTACTTATAATATAGATGACCCTGAAAAATTAAGAGATGTAATCTATGAACCTGGTGATGTTATAATTCTTAAAAACGGAACTTACGCTACAGATGAAAGAATTCAGTTTTTGGGTTCTGGAACTGCAGATAATCCTGTAACTTTTAGAGCAGAAACTCCTGGAGGTGTAGTATTCACTGGTGGTCCAAGATTAACCATTGGTGGTGAATCTGAGAATGGTGTAAAAGTTGCAACAGGAGAGTATTTAATTGTAGACGGTTTTCATTGGAAAGGTGGCTATGGAGCTAGTAATTTTATAGAATTTAGAAATGGACAAGATTTCGCACATCATAGTACAATTCAAAATTGTGTAATAGATGGTTTAGGAATAGAACCTTCAGAATTAGCAGAAGATTTAGCAAATGAGCAAATCACAAAACACAGATGGATTGTATTATATGGAACATATAATACAGTAATTAACTGTTCTTTTCTAAATAAGGTTAGTTCTGGTGCAATTATTTTAGGTGAATATTCATATAATGCGTTTCCTGAAGTTGCTGATGGTGAACCTGAGGTAAATAATAGCTGTGCAGAAGTTGGTCATATAATTACTAAAAACTACTTCTATAACTTTCAAAAAATGGAAGATTTATATGGCAGAAAAACCAATGGAGATCAGCTTTCTAATGCAGGTGATAGTGAAACCATTAGAATTGGAACTAGTTCTTATCAAATGGTAAATAGTAATGTAACCATCAGCAATAATTATTTTGTACAATCTGATGGTGAAAACGAAATTATCACCAATAAAAGCAAGGGAAACACTATTACCAATAACACATTTAGAAGATGCAGAGGATCTTTGGTTTTGAGACATGGTTCTAATGCGACTGTAGATGGTAATATCTTCTTAGGTGAAAATGTAGATGGAACTGGGGGTATCAGAATTACAGATAGCAATCATAACATTACCAACAATTATATTCAAGATTGTATTACAGTTCAAGATCAAGCAAAATGGAACAATGGTATCACATTTATAGGTGGTAGTGCAAATGCTGATGTTGCTTGTACTTCAGACGATGTTTCTAATGGATATCAAAAATCACAAAATATAAATGTTTCAAATAATACCTTGGTTAATACAAACGCTCCTTTTTTTTATAACACAGATAAAGGAAGCACAGATCCTACAGGAACCGTAAATAATAATCTTATATATTTTGAAGCTAGCAATGCTAATTTATCAGATTTAATCTCAGGTGATACGAATACTTCTTACTCAGATTTAGGAACAACATTAACCTATTCAGGTAATATTTATGCAGGTACTACTTTAGGAGCTACAAATGCAGGTTTCTCAGAAGAATCTGGAATTACAGCTACAGCAAATGGAGAATTATTTAGTTTTTCTGGAACTTTAACAAATAACAAAGGTGCAAACCTTGGCTCTTATGTAGCAACCACAGATGCCATGGTTGGTTATGGAATTGGAGCTTGCTTTACCAATAATTTAGGAGAAGGTATTACAGATGGAGATTGTACTATAGAAGTATCAGAAAGTTTAACGGTTAGTAGTTTAGAAACTTTTACGGCTTCTGCAGCTAGTAAAGAAGTTAATGTTACTGCAAATGTAAGTTGGACAGCAGTTGCTAATGATAATTGGATTTCTATTAATACAACTTCTGGTACTGGAAATGCTATAGTTACAGTTAGTTTATCTGAAAATACAGAAACAACCACTAGAACAGGTTCTGTTACTTTTTCTCAAGTTGCAGGTGGAGATGATATTGTTAGAACTTTAACCGTAAATCAAGAAGGAGCTAATTTAACAGATTTATACACACTTATTAATTCTGGTACAAATGGAGCTCCAGTAACCATTCATTCCTATTCAAAACAACAAGATACAGATGGTAAAACTAATTTTGCAACGAACGCATTAGATAAAAATTTCTCTACTCAGTGGACAGCAGATGATGGTGATTTATTATCTGGAGATTATAAAGGCGATGGAGAGTTTCTAATTTTTGATTTAAATGATGAATATCAACTAGATTTAATTCAGGTTGCTACAGATGATAAATCTGATGCTTATGGTTTGCAAATTTGGACTTCGACTACAGGAACAAATTCATCAGATTTTGTAAAATTACTACCAACTTCGAATGACTTAATGATTACAACCACAACTGGTACAAGAACGGATTTTGATACCTACCAAGTTTCGCAAAATGCACGTTATGTAAAATTAATTGGTTTTGGACGTTTTAATGCTGATGGAAATTCGCGTAAAAGTGTTTGGACAAATATTACAGAGGTTGAATTTTATGGAGAGTCTACAAGTTTATCAACAGACACTTTTAACGAGAATAAAATATCAATTTATCCAATTCCTGCTGATCATGAATTATCAATATCTTCTAAATTAAATATTAAAAATATAGAGGTTTTTAGTTTAGATGGAAAACTGATTTTATCTAAAGAGACAACTAATTCTGCTGCAGAAATTACCCTAGACACAAGTAAAATTTCTAATGGAATTTACCTTATTCGTTTTACAAATGAAAATGGTTTAAATGAATCGAAATTGATCAATATTGCTCACTAA
- a CDS encoding FAD-binding and (Fe-S)-binding domain-containing protein codes for MISNTTLDSLNNSLSGDVLYDNLHKTLYATDASVYRKIPLAVAYPKNEEDLKTLIDFATKNDITLIPRTAGTSLAGQCVGDGMVVDVSKHFTNILAFDELSKTITLQPGIVRDSLNGFLKPYGLFFGPNTSTSNRCMVGGMVGNNSSGSTSIKYGVTRDKVLQINAILSDGSSAIFKEISSEEFIQKTKLDTLEGKIYKSIFDELSNHENQNEIHNEFPKPEIHRRNTGYAVDEFLKSDLFGGLEKTINVAKFLTGSEGTLAFSTEITFQLDDLPPTESIMVCTHFKSINESLKATVVAMNHNLYNCELMDKTILDCTKNNRELAKNRFFLQGDPEAVLMLEVAANTLPEAELLADKLIADLEKNNFGYHQPKVYGKDIAKVHYLRKAGLGALGNMVGDQKAVACIEDTAVALEDLPSYIEEFTQIMAKYQQNAVYYAHAGAGELHLRPILNLKKKADVVLFRKITTETAELVKKYKGSFSGEHGDGIVRAEFIPLMIGDRNYQLLRRIKKAFDPNNIFNKGKVTDAFAMDENLRYEINRNEPEIETIQDFSDSQGILRMAEKCNGSGDCRKPVEAGGTMCPSYRATKDEKDTTRARANTLRELLTNNKKQNKFNSTELKEVLNLCLSCKACASECPSNVDVATMKAEFLYQYQEENGYSFRNKLFANNAKYNKLGSIAPAITNLVLNTSLTKAVMGVAQERSVPKLAPKTLKKWYANRNKIIKNTKKTVYLFCDEFTNYYDVEIGKDAFILLEKLGYDLKIVNHEESGRSFISKGFLNEAKAVCNLNIEIFKDIISEETPLIGVEPSAILTFRDEYLRLADNKSTAEQIAKNTFTFEEFLANEIKEGAIDHQLFTQEEKELKIHGHCHQKALSGISSSFQIMNLPKNYKVTIMNTGCCGMAGSFGYEKEHYDVSMQVGEDTLFPKVRNCSPDTEIVAAGTSCRHQIFDGTERIAKHPITILKEALL; via the coding sequence ATGATCTCAAATACAACTTTAGACAGCTTAAACAATTCACTTTCTGGTGATGTTTTATACGATAATTTGCATAAAACATTATATGCAACAGATGCTTCTGTATATAGAAAAATACCATTAGCGGTTGCCTATCCTAAAAATGAAGAAGACTTAAAAACGTTAATTGATTTTGCTACTAAAAACGACATTACTTTAATACCAAGAACTGCAGGTACATCTTTGGCTGGGCAATGTGTAGGAGATGGAATGGTGGTAGATGTTTCTAAACATTTTACCAATATTCTTGCTTTTGATGAACTTTCTAAAACCATTACACTTCAACCAGGAATAGTAAGAGATTCTTTAAATGGATTTCTAAAACCTTATGGCTTATTTTTTGGACCAAATACATCAACGTCTAACAGATGTATGGTTGGTGGAATGGTTGGTAATAATTCATCTGGTAGTACCTCTATAAAATATGGGGTTACAAGAGATAAAGTTTTACAAATCAACGCTATTTTAAGTGATGGAAGTTCAGCAATTTTTAAAGAGATTTCTTCAGAAGAATTTATTCAGAAAACAAAACTAGATACTTTAGAAGGTAAAATTTATAAATCAATTTTTGATGAACTTTCTAACCATGAAAATCAAAATGAAATTCATAACGAATTTCCAAAACCTGAAATACACAGAAGAAATACGGGTTATGCTGTAGATGAATTTTTAAAGTCAGACTTATTTGGTGGGTTAGAAAAAACTATAAATGTTGCTAAGTTTTTAACTGGTAGTGAAGGTACTTTGGCTTTTTCGACAGAAATCACTTTTCAGTTAGATGACTTACCTCCTACTGAAAGCATTATGGTTTGTACGCATTTTAAAAGTATAAATGAAAGTTTAAAAGCAACTGTGGTTGCCATGAATCATAATTTGTACAATTGTGAATTAATGGATAAAACCATACTAGATTGTACAAAAAACAATAGAGAATTAGCTAAAAATAGATTCTTTTTACAAGGAGATCCAGAAGCTGTTTTAATGTTAGAAGTAGCTGCAAATACTTTACCAGAAGCAGAGTTATTGGCAGATAAACTAATAGCAGATTTAGAGAAAAACAATTTCGGATATCATCAACCAAAAGTTTATGGTAAAGATATTGCTAAAGTGCATTATTTAAGGAAAGCTGGTTTGGGTGCTTTAGGAAATATGGTTGGAGATCAAAAAGCGGTTGCTTGTATAGAAGACACAGCTGTTGCTTTAGAAGATTTACCAAGTTATATTGAAGAGTTTACCCAAATTATGGCAAAATATCAGCAAAATGCTGTGTATTATGCACATGCAGGAGCTGGAGAATTGCATTTAAGACCAATTTTAAACTTAAAGAAAAAAGCAGATGTTGTTTTGTTTAGAAAAATAACAACAGAAACTGCAGAACTAGTAAAAAAATACAAAGGCTCATTTTCTGGTGAACATGGAGATGGAATTGTTAGAGCTGAGTTTATTCCTTTAATGATAGGTGATAGAAATTATCAATTATTAAGACGTATTAAAAAGGCTTTTGATCCTAATAACATTTTTAACAAAGGTAAAGTTACAGATGCATTTGCTATGGATGAAAACTTACGATATGAAATAAATCGTAATGAACCAGAAATTGAAACAATTCAAGATTTTTCTGATAGCCAAGGTATTTTAAGAATGGCTGAAAAATGTAATGGTTCTGGAGATTGTAGAAAACCTGTTGAAGCTGGTGGAACTATGTGCCCTAGTTATAGAGCTACTAAAGATGAAAAAGATACAACTAGAGCTAGAGCAAACACTTTACGTGAACTTCTAACTAATAACAAAAAGCAAAATAAATTTAATTCAACCGAATTAAAAGAGGTTTTAAATTTATGTTTAAGCTGTAAAGCATGTGCTTCTGAATGCCCAAGTAATGTGGATGTTGCTACTATGAAGGCTGAGTTTTTATATCAATATCAAGAAGAAAATGGGTATTCTTTTAGAAATAAACTTTTTGCAAATAATGCAAAGTATAACAAGTTAGGTAGTATTGCACCTGCAATTACAAATCTAGTTTTAAACACTTCTTTAACTAAAGCAGTTATGGGAGTTGCTCAAGAAAGAAGTGTCCCAAAATTAGCCCCAAAGACTTTAAAAAAATGGTATGCTAATCGAAATAAAATCATAAAGAATACAAAGAAAACTGTTTATCTTTTTTGCGATGAATTCACCAATTATTATGATGTAGAAATTGGTAAAGATGCGTTTATTCTTTTAGAGAAATTAGGGTACGATTTAAAAATTGTAAACCATGAAGAATCTGGTAGAAGTTTTATTTCTAAAGGATTTTTGAATGAGGCAAAAGCTGTATGTAATCTAAATATTGAAATTTTTAAAGATATTATAAGTGAAGAGACTCCTTTAATTGGTGTTGAACCTTCAGCCATTTTAACCTTTAGAGATGAGTATTTACGTTTAGCAGATAACAAAAGTACTGCTGAACAAATAGCAAAAAACACCTTTACTTTCGAAGAATTTTTAGCTAACGAAATTAAAGAAGGTGCTATAGATCATCAACTATTTACTCAAGAAGAAAAGGAGTTGAAAATTCATGGACATTGTCATCAAAAAGCTTTATCAGGTATAAGTTCTAGTTTTCAAATAATGAATTTACCTAAAAATTATAAAGTTACTATTATGAATACAGGCTGTTGTGGAATGGCTGGTTCATTTGGTTATGAAAAAGAACATTATGATGTTTCTATGCAAGTTGGTGAAGACACTTTATTCCCTAAGGTTAGAAACTGCAGCCCAGATACAGAAATTGTAGCTGCAGGAACTAGTTGCAGGCATCAAATTTTTGATGGAACAGAGAGAATAGCAAAACACCCAATAACCATTTTAAAGGAAGCTTTACTATAA